A single window of Neurospora crassa OR74A linkage group VII, whole genome shotgun sequence DNA harbors:
- a CDS encoding tubulin folding cofactor C, variant 1 translates to MSAQGAAHKETPKETFYRQFQGTVANLQEQINHLANLSAVAGERHDTIEHILTGISRLSNEVADAADYVPAYDQRTYSQALKQLTDQLNEAQAQFRPKSRFQFKRRNPPSGGDAMADRKNDARYMLPAGGQDKSSSPSAVTAVANANGSKLSSEDHKDSLSNLPSVPAKNYNEEIAKDSTDSRVRKPSFSTARDITLSDHEKLHIILPLSASRATSAGALTNMKGCIVDMSVPTRVCAGGAPFASLALKNISGSLIVAGHVDGPVHITGLRDSKVLVVARQVRIHECENVDFYLYCASRPIIEDCKGLRFAPAPKFHSADKDESTNMWDQVDDFKWLKAEHSPNWSVLPEEQRITEDVWKDKVPGHPGAGLDDILSTVGIGAEA, encoded by the exons ATGTCTGCGCAAGGAGCCGCCCACAAAGAAACACCCAAAGAGACGTTCTATCGTCAGTTCCAGGGGACCGTAGCAA ACCTCCAAGAGCAAATCAACCACCTCGCCAACCTCTCTGCCGTTGCAGGCGAACGCCACGATACCATCGAGCATATCCTGACCGGCATTTCACGGCTATCCAACGAAGTCGCCGATGCCGCCGACTATGTCCCCGCCTACGACCAGCGCACCTACTCGCAAGCGCTCAAGCAGCTGACGGACCAGCTCAACGAGGCCCAAGCCCAGTTCAGGCCCAAGAGCAGGTTTCAGTTCAAGCGCCGCAATCCGCCATCCGGAGGAGACGCCATGGCTGATAGGAAGAACGATGCTCGGTACATGCTCCCTGCGGGAGGTCAAGATAAGAGCTCTTCTCCCTCGGCGGTGACCGCCGTCGCCAATGCCAACGGTTCTAAGTTATCCTCGGAGGACCACAAGGACAGCCTCAGCAACCTGCCGTCCGTCCCCGCCAAGAACTACAACGAAGAAATTGCAAAGGACTCGACGGATTCGAGAGTCCGTAAGCCGAGCTTCTCAACCGCGCGGGACATTACGCTTTCGGACCACGAAAAGCTGCACATCATCCTGCCGCTGTCGGCGTCCAGGGCAACTTCGGCTGGGGCGCTCACAAATATGAAGGGATGTATCGTGGACATGTCGGTGCCGACGCGGGTGTGTGCCGGCGGCGCACCGTTTGCGAGCCTGGCGCTCAAAAACATTTCGGGCAGCTTGATCGTTGCGGGCCACGTGGATGGGCCGGTGCACATCACGGGCCTGCGTGACAGCaaggtgctggtggtggcgagACAGGTGCGGATCCACGAGTGTGAGAACGTGGATTTTTATCTGTATTGTGCCAGTAGGCCGATTATTGAGGATTGCAAGGGGTTGAGGTTTGCACCCGCTCCCAAGTTTCAT TCGGCCGACAAGGACGAAAGTACCAACATGTGGGATCAGGTGGATGACTTCAAGTGGTTGAAGGCGGAGCATTCGCCAAACTGGAGCGTGCTGCCGGAAGAGCAACGCATCACGGAGGATGTTTGGAAGGATAAGGTCCCTGGACATCCTGGTGCAGGCCTTGATGACATCTTGAGCACAGTCGGCATTGGTGCTGAGGCGTAG
- a CDS encoding tubulin folding cofactor C, variant 3, which yields MGPKDLQEQINHLANLSAVAGERHDTIEHILTGISRLSNEVADAADYVPAYDQRTYSQALKQLTDQLNEAQAQFRPKSRFQFKRRNPPSGGDAMADRKNDARYMLPAGGQDKSSSPSAVTAVANANGSKLSSEDHKDSLSNLPSVPAKNYNEEIAKDSTDSRVRKPSFSTARDITLSDHEKLHIILPLSASRATSAGALTNMKGCIVDMSVPTRVCAGGAPFASLALKNISGSLIVAGHVDGPVHITGLRDSKVLVVARQVRIHECENVDFYLYCASRPIIEDCKGLRFAPAPKFHSADKDESTNMWDQVDDFKWLKAEHSPNWSVLPEEQRITEDVWKDKVPGHPGAGLDDILSTVGIGAEA from the exons ATGGGACCTAAAGACCTCCAAGAGCAAATCAACCACCTCGCCAACCTCTCTGCCGTTGCAGGCGAACGCCACGATACCATCGAGCATATCCTGACCGGCATTTCACGGCTATCCAACGAAGTCGCCGATGCCGCCGACTATGTCCCCGCCTACGACCAGCGCACCTACTCGCAAGCGCTCAAGCAGCTGACGGACCAGCTCAACGAGGCCCAAGCCCAGTTCAGGCCCAAGAGCAGGTTTCAGTTCAAGCGCCGCAATCCGCCATCCGGAGGAGACGCCATGGCTGATAGGAAGAACGATGCTCGGTACATGCTCCCTGCGGGAGGTCAAGATAAGAGCTCTTCTCCCTCGGCGGTGACCGCCGTCGCCAATGCCAACGGTTCTAAGTTATCCTCGGAGGACCACAAGGACAGCCTCAGCAACCTGCCGTCCGTCCCCGCCAAGAACTACAACGAAGAAATTGCAAAGGACTCGACGGATTCGAGAGTCCGTAAGCCGAGCTTCTCAACCGCGCGGGACATTACGCTTTCGGACCACGAAAAGCTGCACATCATCCTGCCGCTGTCGGCGTCCAGGGCAACTTCGGCTGGGGCGCTCACAAATATGAAGGGATGTATCGTGGACATGTCGGTGCCGACGCGGGTGTGTGCCGGCGGCGCACCGTTTGCGAGCCTGGCGCTCAAAAACATTTCGGGCAGCTTGATCGTTGCGGGCCACGTGGATGGGCCGGTGCACATCACGGGCCTGCGTGACAGCaaggtgctggtggtggcgagACAGGTGCGGATCCACGAGTGTGAGAACGTGGATTTTTATCTGTATTGTGCCAGTAGGCCGATTATTGAGGATTGCAAGGGGTTGAGGTTTGCACCCGCTCCCAAGTTTCAT TCGGCCGACAAGGACGAAAGTACCAACATGTGGGATCAGGTGGATGACTTCAAGTGGTTGAAGGCGGAGCATTCGCCAAACTGGAGCGTGCTGCCGGAAGAGCAACGCATCACGGAGGATGTTTGGAAGGATAAGGTCCCTGGACATCCTGGTGCAGGCCTTGATGACATCTTGAGCACAGTCGGCATTGGTGCTGAGGCGTAG
- the emp-6 gene encoding phosphoglycerate mutase, with the protein MAPEHKACLIVIDGWGIPSEESPKNGDAIAAAETPVMDELSKSATGFSELEASSLAVGLPEGLMGNSEVGHLNIGAGRVVWQDVVRIDQTIKKGELSQNEVIKATFERAKNGNGRLHLCGLVSHGGVHSKQTHLYALLKAAKEAGVPKVFIHFFGDGRDTDPKSGAGYMQELLDTIKEIGIGELATVVGRYYAMDRDKRWERVEVALKGMILGEGEESTDPVKTIKERYEKGENDEFLKPIVVGGDERRIKEDDTVFFFNYRSDRVRQITQLMGGVDRSPLPDFPFPNIKLVTMTQYKLDYPFDVAFKPQQMDNVLAEWLGKQGVKQVHIAETEKYAHVTFFFNGGVEKVFPLETRDESQDLVPSNKSVATYDKAPEMSADGVANQVVKRLGEQEFPFVMNNFAPPDMVGHTGVYEAAIVGCAATDKAIGKILEGCKKEGYILFITSDHGNAEEMKFPDGKPKTSHTTNKVPFIMANAPEGWSLKKEGGVLGDVAPTILAAMGLPQPAEMTGQNLLVKA; encoded by the exons ATGGCTCCCGAACACAAGGCCTGCTTGA TCGTGATTGATGGCTGGGGTATTCCCTCCGAGGAGTCCCCCAAGAACGGCGATGccattgccgccgccgagaccCCTGTGATGGACGAGCTGTCCAAGAGCGCCACCGGTTTCAGTGAGCTTGAGGCTTCCTCCCTTGCCGTCGGTCTTCCCGAGGGTCTCATGGGCAACTCCGAAGTCGGACATCTCAACATTGGCGCCGGCCGTGTCGTCTGGCAGGACGTTGTCCGTATCGACCAGACTATCAAGAAGGGAGAGCTCAGCCAGAACGAGGTCATCAAGGCCACCTTTGAGAGGGCGAAGAACGGCAACGGCCGTCTCCACCTCTGCGGTCTCGTCTCCCACGGCGGTGTT CACTCCAAGCAGACACATCTCTATGCCCTGCTCAAGGCTGCTAAGGAGGCCGGCGTCCCCAAGGTCTTCATTCACTTCTTTGGCGATGGCCGCGACACCGACCCCAAGTCCGGCGCTGGCTACATGCAGGAGCTCCTCGACACCATCAAGGAAATTGGCATTGGTGAGCTTGCCACCGTTGTCGGTCGCTACTATGCCATGGACCGCGATAAGAGATGGGAGCGTGTCGAGGTTGCCCTCAAGGGCATGATCCTCGGCGAGGGTGAGGAGAGCACCGACCCCGTCAAGACCATCAAGGAGCGCTACGAGAAGGGCGAGAACGACGAGTTCCTCAAGCCCATCGTCGTTGGTGGCGATGAGCGCCGCATCAAGGAGGACGAtaccgtcttcttcttcaactacCGCTCCGACCGTGTCCGCCAGATCACTCAGCTCATGGGTGGTGTTGACCGCTCGCCCCTGCCCgacttccccttccccaacATCAAGCTCGTCACCATGACCCAGTACAAGCTCGACTATCCCTTCGATGTTGCCTTTAAGCCCCAGCAAATGGACAACGTGCTCGCCGAGTGGCTCGGCAAGCAGGGTGTCAAGCAGGTCCACATTGCCGAGACCGAGAAGTACGCCCACgtcaccttcttcttcaacggTGGTGTCGAGAAGGTGTTCCCTCTCGAGACCCGTGATGAGAGCCAGGATCTCGTTCCCTCCAACAAGAGCGTCGCGACTTACGACAAGGCTCCTGAGATGAGCGCCGATGGTGTTGCTAACCAGGTCGTCAAGCGTCTCGGTGAGCAGGAGTTCCCCTTCGTCATGAACAACTTTGCTCCTCCTGACATGGTTGGCCACACCGGTGTCTACGAGGCTGCCATTGTTGGTTGCGCTGCTACCGACAAGGCCATTGGCAAGATTCTCGAGGGCTGCAAGAAGGAGGGTtacatcctcttcatcacctCGGACCACGGTAACGCTGAGGAGATGAAGTTCCCTGACGGCAAGCCCAAGACCTctcacaccaccaacaaggtGCCCTTCATCATGGCCAACGCCCCTGAGGGCTGGAGCctcaagaaggagggtggtgTCCTTGGTGATGTTGCTCCCACGATCCTTGCGGCTATGGGTCTCCCCCAGCCCGCGGAGATGACTGGCCAGAACCTTCTTGTCAAGGCCTAA
- the oli gene encoding ATP synthase subunit ATP9 has translation MASTRVLASRLASQMAASAKVARPAVRVAQVSKRTIQTGSPLQTLKRTQMTSIVNATTRQAFQKRAYSSEIAQAMVEVSKNLGMGSAAIGLTGAGIGIGLVFAALLNGVARNPALRGQLFSYAILGFAFVEAIGLFDLMVALMAKFT, from the exons ATGGCCTCCACTCGTGTCCTCGCCTCTCGCCTGGCCTCCCAGATGGCTGCTTCCGCCAAGGTTGCCCGCCCTGCTGTCCGCGTTGCTCAGGTCAGCAAGCGCACCATCCAGACTG GCTCCCCCCTCCAGACCCTCAAGCGCACCCAGATGACCTCCATCGTCAACGCCACCACCCGCCAGGCTTTCCAGAAGCGCGCCTACTCTTCCGAGATCGCCCAGGCCATGGTTGAGGTCTCCAAGAACCTTGGTATGGGTTCCGCCGCCATCGGTCTTACTGGTGCCGGTATTGGTATCGGTCTCGTCTTCGCCGCCCTCCTCAACGGTGTTGCCCGCAACCCCGCCCTCCGTGGCCAGCTCTTCTCCTACGCCATTCTTGGTTTCGCTTTCGTCGAGGCCATCGGTCTTTTCGACCTCATGGTTGCCCTCATGGCCAAGTTC ACCTAA
- the hat-5 gene encoding histone acetyltransferase: MASLKRKRHRGGTDSGTSSSEAAAAAGGVGAATAAAPLASGSPVTRARRATRQTSTAPLPVLPDPEPPRRRRRRDSTGTGTGTGTGLATDRQSPTSPPLLPPPGPPPPPPPPAHRDKENIPMQSNSHHGHAPIIKTRLTRHTGFDFDPPSSVPTPPSSSSNSNSNSNSSSHPPRPHAASSHSSSNSSHSGPRAITPARSITIKTSTSTAHQSPLAHPHQAPTASPLRAPAPNPTTKILPGPLAGGQARHDSTTAHGHGRSATGPVVLPHHSIVGQNKTISMAPSVPPPTQHQQQQQQQQQQHTHRSPIARPGPSGGKSDRPERAPGERPDRNIDKVVLGDICFRAWYPSYYGKEVLGEGPPSVGTTIANGTNPSNQAAHGHQPHHQPPMLDRLYVCPCCFKYSKELVAWRRHVCLCEARGHIPGTKVYVHPKGRRTVLVPTGPAPKPGRGKRGSIGQKMVEEVIQDEGEWTIWKVDGAEDMLFCQNLSLFAKLFLDNKSVFFDVSGFHYFLLVFTPPDPPTDPDSDVTEVVKPRGQVVGFFSKEKMSWDNNNLACILIFPPWQRKGLGALLMGVSYEISRREGIIGGPEKPISELGKKGYKRFWAGEIARWLLSLEPTGTTPGEETVVDIEDCSKATWIAPDDCLAVLREMDVAEDAGKGPPKPKIHEPSEEEVGTTPSEAPAPAPAAAAAVVVEDVPRVRITLEAVHNWVTRNRISLERTCDPAGFIDDFVMEEPSSEEEG, encoded by the exons ATGGCCTCTCTCAAGCGAAAACGACACCGAGGCGGAACCGATTCAGGTACGAGCTCCTCTgaggctgcggcggcggcgggtggtgttggcgccGCTACCGCTGCTGCTCCATTGGCTTCAGGTTCCCCTGTAACCAGGGCGCGCCGAGCGACACGCCAGACATCGACCGCCCCACTCCCCGTGCTTCCCGACCCGGAACCACCCCGACGGCGCCGACGCCGGGACAGCACTGGCACTGGCACTGGCACTGGCACTGGCCTTGCCACTGACCGGCAGTCTCCCacgtcaccaccactactaccaccaccaggaccaccaccaccaccaccaccgccggccCACCGCGACAAGGAAAACATACCGATGCAGTCCAACTCGCATCACGGACATGCTCCAATCATCAAGACTCGTCTGACGCGCCACACCGGCTTTGACTTTGACCCGCCATCATCCGTGCCCACGCCGCCCAGTTCCAGTTCCAATTCAAACTCCAACTCCAATTCCAGCTCGCATCCTCCGCGACCCCACGCCGCCAGCTCCCACTCGTCGTCCAATTCTTCCCATTCCGGTCCCCGTGCAATCACACCCGCCCGATCAATCACCATCAAGACCTCGACATCAACAGCCCATCAATCACCCCTCGCACATCCGCACCAGGCGCCGACTGCGTCTCCTCTACGTGCTCCTGCCCCCAACCCGACTACGAAAATCCTCCCAGGCCCTCTCGCCGGAGGACAGGCACGACACGACTCGACAACAGCTCATGGCCATGGCCGCTCCGCTACGGGGCCCGTGGTGCTTCCACACCACAGTATAGTCGGGCAAAACAAGACCATCTCCATGGCACCCTCagtaccaccaccgacacaacatcagcaacaacagcaacaacaacaacaacaacacacacaTCGCTCACCCATTGCGAGGCCTGGCCCGAGTGGCGGCAAATCAGACAGACCCGAGCGGGCACCCGGCGAGCGGCCAGACCGTAACATCGACAAGGTCGTGTTGGGTGACATATGCTTCCGGGCATGGTACCCTTCCTACTACGGAAAGGAGGTTCTCGGTGAAGGCCCGCCTAGTGTTGGCACGACGATTGCCAATGGGACAAACCCTTCGAATCAGGCGGCACATGGACACCAACCCCACCACCAGCCGCCTATGCTCGACCGCCTTTACGTGTGCCCGTGTTGTTTCAAGTACTCCAAGGAGCTGGTTGCCTGGAGGAGACATGTCTGCTTGTGTGAGGCTCGGGGCCACATTCCCGGAACCAAGGTCTATGTGCACCCAAAAGGGCGGCGGACAGTTCTCGTACCGACAGGGCCGGCTCCAAAGCCTGGAAGAGGTAAACGTGGAAGTATCGGGCAGAAGATGGTCGAGGAGGTGATCCAGGATGAAGGGGAATGGACTATTTGGAAGGTAGATGGGGCAGAGGACATG CTCTTCTGCCAAAACCTTTCCCTATTTGCCAAACTTTTCCTGGACAACAAGTCGGTGTTTTTCGATGTTAGTGGCTTCCACTACTTCCTGCTTGTCTTCACTCCGCCTGATCCCCCGACGGACCCGGACTCAGACGTGACCGAGGTCGTCAAGCCTCGTGGTCAAGTCGTTGGTTTCTTCTCCAAAGAGAAGATGTCATGGGATAACAACAACCTCGCATGTATCCTCATCTTCCCGCCTTGGCAGCGCAAAGGTCTGGGTGCGCTCCTCATGGGTGTCTCGTACGAGATATCTCGACGTGAGGGGATCATTGGCGGGCCCGAAAAGCCCATCTCGGAACTCGGCAAAAAGGGGTACAAGCGCTTTTGGGCCGGCGAAATAGCCCGTTGGCTCCTCAGTTTGGAGCCGACAGGCACGACACCAGGCGAGGAAACGGTTGTCGACATTGAAGATTGCAGCAAGGCAACGTGGATAGCCCCAGATGATTGCTTAGCGGTGCTCAGAGAGATGGATGTTGCCGAAGACGCGGGTAAGGGTCCTCCTAAGCCCAAGATACACGAACCTagcgaggaagaagtggGCACCACCCCTTCGgaagcaccagcaccagccccagcagctgcagcagcagtagtagtGGAGGATGTGCCGCGGGTTCGAATCACACTGGAAGCTGTGCACAACTGGGTGACGCGGAACCGCATTAGCTTGGAAAGGACCTGCGATCCGGCGGGCTTTATCGACGACTTCGTCATGGAGGAGCCTTCTtcagaggaagagggatAA